From the genome of Malus sylvestris chromosome 13, drMalSylv7.2, whole genome shotgun sequence:
CCAGCACCATGTGAAAACTCGGGAAGTAACTTTTGGCCCGACCATCTGTATTGGTTTGTGTTTTTGGCACGCCAGCTGCCGCCATGCAGCTGCAGAGCCTGCCTGCCGTCAAACATGGAATTTCGCTTTATGAACTGAGAGTCGAGGCGTAAAGAAGGCACAATTGGCACACCTGAAATATGGCTGCTATGATAGTGATAGTCATCTTTTGAGTCCCAAGCTGCCTCCTTGTGCATGGAGTAGCTGCTCTCTTGAGCCTCTTGGCGCATGCCGTAGCTCTGATGCTGCTGCTGAAACCCGAAGGCACGACGCATTTTTCTTCCGATTGCTGCGTATATCTGTATGACTTCAATCTGGGTTCTCTCCCTCTTGTTTGGGTGCAATTTATAAGGTTTGttttgaatgtatataaaagtTGTAATTTGTTAAGAATGCATATCAAATCCGTATATTTGATAATGTATGGATAGCATTGAACATATTCCAGTCAATTGGATAATAAAATAACTACACCAGAAAAGGGATAGATTCTCATTGTAGCTAAGGATCCTTATTTCATTTTCAAGAAAAGAACAGGGCGATTGCTTCTATGATGTTTCGAACATTTGATTAACTAGATATCCACCTTACTCGAACAAAAGAGATACGTACAGTGGCACCCCTGGTGTTGGTAAGCCCTTTCCGACTTGCGCACAAACCATAAAAAGcgaaacttgacaaagaaaacgAATAACTTGCAGGGCAATGCAGATCATTGACATAACCAATGGAGAAAAAAACATTAGTTCCACTGAATATCTTGAACCAAAAGGAGATTGACAGGAAAACAGAACATGCAAAATTGCACATACTGCACTATCTAGTGATGCATTTTGATCAATAAAAAGATCTACAAGCAATTCAGATGTCACAAATAAAGTCAGTTCATCGCATAAACGAAGAATTTGTCTCATAAACAAAACTTCCCAGCAAGGGGAATGCAGGGCTGTTGTACTATCTTTTCGGGATATCTGGGGAATCACATGATACACCAGCACGCTGTGAAACTGTTCCCAGCACAGCAGGCTCCCTCTCAGTAGATACTAGATAGAAATGCTCCGCCCGCTTATACTAAACCCAACTCCGGTAAAAGTTATATACAAAACCATTACCCTAAGAACTCATAAGTCTGTCCAGCCCCCAAACATTTCCAAAGAATGATGTAAATTTAGCCGAGCATGAGGCACAGCTATGTCAGCGACACACCAGTCATCGTTGTTCAGTTGAACCCTTCGTGAGTAGGCACAGAAGCTGCATGGCCAACTATCTTTACAGAAACAGACATCAAACCTTGCTGAAACAAAggtcactcactctctcttctgCACTTCCCAGGCAAGAGAAATTTATACTTCTCTGCATTCTCCAACAGAAAGGAAGGAAGATGGACACCAGAGAAGGAATGAGGAATAGGTCCCATTTTCCCGATGATTTCCTTGAAGGTGTACTCTTCGGGAAGCATATCAAATAAATCAGACCCCTTGCAGATCACTTTCTGAACTCTTGTTGGGTTTAGATACTTTGAAAACCTGACTCTATCATAATGGCTGTATGCTTTCATCTTGAAGATGAACTCAGTGATATAGCGGAAACAAAAGCTACAATGCCACCCTGCATCTGCTAAGATGTCATCCGTCTGGCGATAGTGCGCATACTTTGTCACCCCTTCCCGATACCTGTGTACTGAAGCTCTCCAACTGTTATTGTCCACCAGAAATTCAAAGGAATAGAGATAGTTCTTCAACTGAAGATGTAAGATTTGAGGAACTTCATCACACCACCTGAGAAGATTGATGGTGTGTCTGCTTGGGATCTCATCGACGTCAGACATTATCAACAAGTCGTCCTCAGTAATACCAGCTATTTTGAGAAGCTGGTCCAGTGCTACCCGTTGATATGCCTCCTCAACAAATGGATTTTCCCCTCTCTTGAATCTTCCTCCAAAAGTCCCATAAGTTAACCGGGGCTCCACAAACTTGAACTGCTCGCGATAACGGGAGAAGAACAGAGGCTTTGGAAATCCAGTAAATGTTGAATTTGACTCAAGGAGAACAAACTGTGTTATGTAGGGGTACAATTCTTTCCATCTTATGGTAAGGATGTCCATCTCATTACTGAACAACACAGCATCAAAGACACGCCTAGGGTACTCACGGATCCCCCAACCATGAAGCTTGCAGAGGTTCTCCATGGACACATTCTCGTGATAGTAGTGTGGAATATCATGGAAAGGTTTGGGTGGCGATTCCCATAGCGGCCGCAAGAAGTATGAGATCTTCTGTCCATGCACGTAAATGCCAAAGATACACAACGGAATAAGTGTAAACAAAATGAGGAGAACTTTGAAGTCAACTCCACGTAGAATGCAGCGAACTCTTGCCATGCTCAACATTCTGCCTGATTCCTGCACAATCGTAAAGGCAATATTTGTCAGACGCAAGACAAACGTGAAATCCACCGATCAAGAAATTCCAAGAACTTGCAGTAATTCAGGCATAGATTCAATGCGCAATCAATTTACAACGCAAACACAACGGCAGATGATAATACTCCAAATAATTCATGGTTTACAAGCGACGATCTTTTCGATAAAAATATGACAGCTATAATATCTTTTTAATTAGCAAAAACAATTGTCCATTCCAAACCAAAGGCTGAAAGTAATCCGATACctaaaattcaagaaaattCCAGTACAAAGGTGTAATGGATCGAAAAACCAAGACCTCTTGTTatgcaaaatttcaaattaacaAAGCATGGATTAGGAAAATCTATCCGATCTGATTAGCCATACTTCATGAAAAAACACACAGATTACCTTTGGTTGCTAAGAAAACTCAGGGAAACAAGTCAAAAACTTTATTCATAAAATGGGCTAAATTCTAAAATTCCCTCAAAAAGTTCATAGCTTTTTAACTCAAATTTCCGGATATACCAAATTTTCACAATTTCCCAATAATCCCATTGCTGCTACATTACCAGAGCAACCAAATACGCAAacccagaaaacaaaaacaatcaaatCACCAAACAATATACACAGAAGAACAAAAAGCACCAAACTTTAATtcgaaaaaagaagaaagaaaatgaaaagaaatttaagTACCTGGCCGCAAACATTGTCGCAGATATCATCAGTCTTCTTGGAGCAGTACTGGCCTCCTCCCTCGCCCATCATCCACCACATTTTGTATCTTCCTCCTCTCAGTACCTCCACGACCCACCGGAGTTCCGACCACGGCAGATCGATCGGGCTTGTAAAATTACCAGAATGTCCCACCAGAAAGCCGATGGCAAAATCGGAACTTTATCCCAGATTTGTTTGCTTCCCCGATCTCCTCTGGTTAAGCAGGCGAGCTGAAGCTTGTGTATCACTCGGGGAAGAGAATCAACAGATCAGAGATGCCTAAGAATTTCCAAAAGTATGAGCCTTTCTGTTGGGTTTGggagaaaaaaatgaaggagaagtggaagaaggggaaggggaAAGGAGGGCGTTGTGTTTGTGGGCTGTGGCCTCTCTGGTATTGGGTGGCAGTTGTCCACACAACGCAACACTCAAACACCTATACCGAATTGAGCCGTTTCACTTGTCGTCTACCCCACACCTCCCCTCCTCCTACTTATATTTTCTTTGAAATTCACATCTAAATTGactaaatttatcaataataaTATTTAGACTTAGTTTTTAGAGTTGATTGCAAATTTGGATTCATTATCGACAAGGCATATggtctttatttttatttttttaattattgcttCCAAGTTTTATGTTATAAACAGTTCAAATTATTCGTGTTTTGATCAAGTTATAGTCTCCTGTTGATATTTTCTAATGACAGACACTTCTGAGACCTCTAGGCCTCATAATGTATTATTGTAGCTTTCCTTTGTTGGGCGTTTAGTCCCGTTgtttaacaaaaagaaaacttttCTTGTGTCTTAGTGTAGAAACTTTTGCTGCTTGGCGACTTTAGCAGGTGTGGAAATCACTTTTACAAACACAATTAAATTGCACTCCAAATTTAGTTTGTTTCCTTGTTGGATTTTGATTGGACACGAAGAAATTCATGTATCGTAGTTAGTCTCGGAATTTTAATATTTGAGTAGTATTGTGAAAAAACAATTGAAACTTTGTATCCCTTATTGAAAGTACTCCAAACGTTAAATGTAGTTTGTAATTCTTTTATTCCTCAAATATTAATAATTCTTATTCATGTAGTAATGTGAAATATTTGAAACATTGTATATCTTATCAATAATTCAAGTACTAGGGTTTTGGACATAAGAATAGTTCTACCATAATATTTATGCTCTAAGACCTACGACCTACGACCTATGACATATATTTGATACCCTCTTGTAATTAGGATGATCAACTTTTAGCTGATACACTATTATCGTGACGTCAAATGTCTTATTCTCGGTTGTTAAGAACTGAGGGATATTGTTGGTCTCAAACAGATATGTTTTACTAtgttatataattaattattttcttcttttaaggaagaaaaaaaatctaatttttccTCTTTATCTTGATTTTACAACAATACCCATGTACTTGTTCCTTAATTAATCCGGGAAGTGACGGGGGGAGGTGAGGGGTGTTGATGTCATTGTGCGGAGGAGGCGTGGGGGAACGTGGGAAGGAAACGGTACGGCTGGGTTCACGTCGGAATTTTTTTTAGTGTATCCGAAACATAAGGCAAAATATCACATATTTCTATACAATTGAAAAAATGCATTTTG
Proteins encoded in this window:
- the LOC126597586 gene encoding uncharacterized protein LOC126597586 codes for the protein MWWMMGEGGGQYCSKKTDDICDNVCGQESGRMLSMARVRCILRGVDFKVLLILFTLIPLCIFGIYVHGQKISYFLRPLWESPPKPFHDIPHYYHENVSMENLCKLHGWGIREYPRRVFDAVLFSNEMDILTIRWKELYPYITQFVLLESNSTFTGFPKPLFFSRYREQFKFVEPRLTYGTFGGRFKRGENPFVEEAYQRVALDQLLKIAGITEDDLLIMSDVDEIPSRHTINLLRWCDEVPQILHLQLKNYLYSFEFLVDNNSWRASVHRYREGVTKYAHYRQTDDILADAGWHCSFCFRYITEFIFKMKAYSHYDRVRFSKYLNPTRVQKVICKGSDLFDMLPEEYTFKEIIGKMGPIPHSFSGVHLPSFLLENAEKYKFLLPGKCRRESE